One window of Myxocyprinus asiaticus isolate MX2 ecotype Aquarium Trade chromosome 4, UBuf_Myxa_2, whole genome shotgun sequence genomic DNA carries:
- the LOC127438340 gene encoding zinc finger and SCAN domain-containing protein 5A: MALSMDISVSFLKCELASTIDQAVRCAVETVLKETARVVGMKLAAARNAAAESHRENQSLRERLEISESELKAVRYYMTAAEKNIKQCLLLNRNQPRSTVVRPNTDDALFQFPSHSADESPTSQPQSRDSTRKTFRNSPGRIHNAKNVPSVGLCLPTVQSDWPRVCVNRKKTRLSSIGNSSAIISDPTTSQTLVENNTALLRPEDETERPFYIANEGVSEKDNSSALADSERGPEEPEASSSSINPPEVPSDITKFEFEMSTPAGNVNELELIQVMEDSEDVKQGTVKIEDDPESFTLEPPSSDPTVASSSTSMQAFPQITSPPILESEGDALLALVPPVGSDTGLSGPVESPDKVHLCNICGRGFRRFYCLKTHQRIHTGERPYPCRYCEKRFRHLDSLHKHQRIHTGERPYRCAQCGCCFRELGQLKKHRLKHSPTFVPVALPAFPLVPAGPSYVWPHLNSQSLDSV; this comes from the exons ATGGCTTTGAGCATGGACATCAGCGTTTCTTTTCTCAAGTGTGAACTCGCCTCCACCATCGACCAGGCGGTAAGATGCGCCGTTGAAACTGTTTTAAAAGAAACGGCAAGAGTTGTTGGCATGAAACTGGCCGCGGCTCGTAATGCTGCCGCAGAGTCCCACCGAGAGAACCAGAGCCTGCGGGAGAGACTGGAGATCTCCGAGAGCGAGCTGAAAGCGGTACGCTACTACATGACAGCGGCGGAAAAGAACATTAAACAGTGTTTACTACTGAACAGAAACCAGCCTCGGTCAACTGTCGTGCGGCCAAATACAGATGACGCACTCTTTCAGTTTCCCTCACACTCTGCGGACGAAAGCCCCACATCACAACCACAGAGCAGAGATTCCACCCGCAAGACCTTCCGTAACTCACCAGGAAGAATCCACAATGCTAAAAATGTACCCAGTGTTGGCCTCTGTCTTCCCACGGTGCAGTCAGACTGGCCTCGTGTTTGTGTCAACCGCAAAAAGACACGATTGTCTTCAATAGGCAACAGTTCAGCAATCATAAGTGACCCCACGACCTCTCAAACCCTTGTGGAAAACAACACTGCTCTATTAAGGCCAGAGGATGAGACAGAGCGTCCGTTTTACATCGCCAATGAGGGTGTCTCGGAAAAAG ACAACAGTTCTGCACTGGCAGACTCTGAGAGGGGTCCTGAGGAGCCAGAAGCTTCAAGCTCATCCATAAACCCTCCAGAGGTCCCTTCTGACATCACAAAATTTGAGTTTGAGATGAGCACACCTGCAGGGAATGTCAACGAGCTGGAGCTGATCCAGGTGATGGAGGACTCTGAGGATGTCAAACAAGGCACTGTTAAAATAGAAGATGACCCTGAGTCATTTACACTAGAGCCACCTTCATCTGATCCAACTGTAGCTTCTTCATCCACCTCCATGCAAGCATTCCCACAAATCACCTCACCTCCAATATTGGAGAGTGAGGGCGATGCTTTGCTGGCTTTAGTGCCACCTGTAGGGAGTGACACAGGGCTAAGCGGTCCTGTTGAGAGCCCTGATAAAGTGCACCTCTGCAACATTTGTGGCCGGGGATTCCGACGTTTCTACTGCTTGAAAACGCACCAGCGCATACATACGGGAGAGCGCCCATATCCTTGTAGATACTGCGAGAAACGCTTCCGCCATTTAGACAGCTTACACAAGCACCAGCGCATTCACACAGGTGAGAGACCCTACCGCTGCGCACAGTGCGGATGCTGCTTCAGAGAACTGGGTCAACTTAAAAAGCACAGACTCAAACACTCGCCCACATTTGTTCCAGTGGCTCTTCCCGCCTTCCCTCTCGTCCCAGCTGGACCCTCCTATGTCTGGCCACATCTCAACTCCCAGTCTTTGGATTCAGTCTAA